Proteins from a genomic interval of Danio rerio strain Tuebingen ecotype United States chromosome 4, GRCz12tu, whole genome shotgun sequence:
- the LOC141381687 gene encoding uncharacterized protein isoform X3, which yields MMIHTGEKPFRCTQCGKSFNQSSHLHKHMMIHTGEKPFICTQCGKSFSQSSNLNKHMRIHTGEKPFTCTQCGKSFSQSSSLNLHMRIHTGEKPFTCTQCGKSFSLSSNLNKHMRIHTGEKPFTCTHCGKSFSCSSHLNHHMMIHTGEKPYTCTHCGKSFSQSSSRNLHLRIHTGEKPNNRILHA from the coding sequence atgatgatccacactggagagaaaccattcagatgcactcagtgtgggaagagtttcaaccaatcatcacaccttcataaacacatgatgatccacactggagagaaaccattcatatgcactcagtgtgggaagagtttcagccaatcatcaaaccttaataaacacatgaggatccacactggagagaaaccattcacatgcactcagtgtgggaagagtttcagccaatcatcatcccttaatctacacatgaggatccatactggagagaaaccattcacatgcactcagtgtgggaagagtttcagcctatcatcaaaccttaataaacacatgaggatccacactggagagaaaccattcacatgcactcactgtgggaagagtttcagctgctcatcacaccttaatcatcacatgatgatccacactggagagaaaccatacacatgcactcactgtgggaagagtttcagccaatcatcatcccgtAATCTACacttgaggatccacactggagagaaaccaaacaacagaattttgcatgcttaa